The proteins below come from a single Candidatus Hydrogenedentota bacterium genomic window:
- a CDS encoding aspartate aminotransferase family protein codes for MAMILEGKRQGAHFFDTEGRRYLDADSSAGIFNLGRRHPELAAALKAAVRETDQGNFPIISEEKALLAAALADFVPGPLECSLFGVTRGEAFDAACKVARGLTKRPGLLALEGGWHGHTGFAMSLSRREDRDLYGPLMPGAGFLPFGDLAAAERAVGPDTAAVFLEPVQAENGCRAVDAAYAKGLAELCRARGALLVLDETQTNFGRTGAPFCFERLGAAPDMLILGEALGGGIFPITVTMMTPRVNQFMNDHPLIHLSTFGGSDVGCRVALAALELYRRLEPWKNAAVMGARLRAACDGLAGQFPSLLQGVDGAGLLLSLKTASPEAARALCAACLDAGLLAAPGRVAADTVVLRPSLLLTEAETDELAAALETALRALAAGA; via the coding sequence ATGGCAATGATTCTGGAGGGAAAACGGCAGGGCGCCCATTTCTTTGACACGGAGGGGCGGCGCTATCTGGACGCGGACAGTTCGGCGGGCATTTTCAACCTGGGCCGGAGACATCCGGAACTGGCGGCCGCGCTGAAAGCCGCCGTCCGCGAAACGGACCAGGGCAATTTCCCCATCATCAGCGAGGAGAAGGCCCTGCTCGCCGCCGCGCTGGCGGACTTCGTGCCCGGCCCGCTGGAGTGCAGCCTTTTCGGCGTGACGCGGGGCGAGGCCTTTGACGCGGCCTGCAAGGTGGCGCGGGGCCTCACGAAACGCCCGGGCCTCCTCGCCCTTGAGGGCGGCTGGCACGGCCACACGGGCTTCGCCATGAGCCTGTCCCGGCGGGAAGACCGGGACCTTTACGGACCGCTGATGCCCGGCGCGGGCTTTCTACCCTTCGGCGACCTGGCGGCGGCGGAGCGCGCCGTGGGTCCGGACACGGCGGCGGTGTTCCTGGAGCCGGTGCAGGCGGAGAACGGCTGCCGGGCCGTGGACGCGGCCTACGCCAAGGGGCTGGCGGAGCTCTGCCGCGCGCGGGGCGCGCTGCTGGTCCTCGACGAGACGCAGACGAATTTCGGGCGGACGGGGGCGCCGTTCTGCTTTGAACGGCTCGGCGCGGCGCCGGACATGCTCATTCTGGGCGAGGCCCTCGGCGGCGGCATCTTCCCGATTACGGTGACCATGATGACCCCGCGGGTGAACCAGTTCATGAACGACCACCCGCTCATCCACCTGTCCACCTTCGGCGGCTCGGATGTGGGCTGCCGCGTGGCCCTGGCCGCGCTGGAACTGTACCGCCGCCTGGAGCCCTGGAAGAACGCCGCCGTCATGGGCGCGCGCCTGCGCGCGGCATGCGACGGGCTGGCGGGCCAATTTCCGTCCCTCCTGCAGGGGGTGGACGGCGCCGGACTGCTGCTGTCGCTGAAAACGGCCTCGCCCGAGGCCGCGCGGGCGCTCTGCGCCGCCTGCCTCGACGCGGGGCTTTTGGCGGCGCCGGGCAGGGTGGCGGCGGACACGGTGGTGCTGCGTCCCAGCCTGCTGCTCACGGAAGCGGAGACGGATGAACTGGCGGCGGCGCTGGAGACGGCGCTGCGCGCGCTGGCGGCGGGCGCGTGA
- a CDS encoding aspartate aminotransferase family protein, translating into MTTGENRTQGGARMTRQDKARIFALFGRHINKNQIKYLSAGHLDVFESRREGVGFTDPVSGRQMYDCFTAAGCFNVSRRNPEVVAALEAAADELDMGSRLLSSPEREELARRLAALAPEGLDRVLFAAGGGEAVDCALKLARGATGRGGIVSTVKAYHGHTGFALSANGKEHYRHCFEPLMPGFSFVPFNDLGAMTAAVSKDTAAVIIEPVQGEAGIFPATAEYLRGLRALCDRHGALLIFDEIQTGFGRTGRVFASEHSGVVPDLMTVAKSLGGGLCANAALLYRDTPRLRGFVEAHPDFHETYAGGGGIACRVSLKVLDYLEKHRLWENAARQGARLKETLEGLKRENPGIILHVRGLGLMVGLEYTHEFMGPMMSDALAKRGVFAAYSGNAPQVMRFMVPITVSDAELDEITAAIRGAVKDMKTLLPLALLAAKIPGVLRLLNNEKIQTTLFTYVRKLEALLPRGGGN; encoded by the coding sequence ATGACCACAGGGGAAAACCGCACGCAGGGGGGGGCGCGCATGACCCGCCAGGACAAGGCGCGCATCTTCGCCCTGTTCGGACGCCACATCAACAAGAACCAGATCAAGTACCTGAGCGCGGGGCATCTGGACGTGTTCGAGTCCCGGCGCGAGGGGGTGGGCTTCACGGACCCCGTGTCGGGCCGGCAGATGTATGACTGCTTCACGGCGGCGGGCTGTTTCAATGTGTCGCGGCGGAACCCTGAGGTGGTGGCGGCGCTGGAAGCGGCGGCGGACGAGCTGGACATGGGCAGCCGCCTGCTGTCCTCGCCGGAACGGGAGGAGCTGGCGCGGCGGCTGGCGGCGCTGGCGCCGGAGGGGCTGGACCGGGTGCTCTTCGCGGCGGGCGGGGGCGAGGCGGTGGACTGCGCCCTGAAACTGGCGCGGGGCGCGACGGGCCGCGGCGGGATTGTCTCCACCGTGAAGGCCTACCACGGCCACACGGGCTTCGCCCTGAGCGCGAACGGCAAGGAGCATTACCGGCACTGTTTCGAGCCGCTGATGCCGGGCTTCTCGTTTGTCCCCTTCAACGATTTGGGCGCGATGACGGCGGCGGTGTCAAAGGACACTGCGGCGGTCATCATCGAGCCGGTGCAGGGCGAGGCGGGCATCTTCCCCGCCACCGCAGAATACCTGCGGGGTCTGCGCGCGCTCTGCGACCGGCACGGCGCGCTGCTCATTTTCGACGAGATACAGACGGGCTTCGGGCGCACGGGGCGCGTGTTCGCCTCGGAGCATTCGGGGGTGGTCCCGGACCTGATGACGGTGGCCAAGTCCCTGGGCGGGGGACTCTGCGCGAACGCCGCGCTGCTCTACCGGGACACGCCCAGGCTGCGCGGCTTTGTGGAGGCGCACCCGGATTTCCATGAGACGTATGCGGGCGGCGGGGGCATCGCGTGCCGGGTCTCGCTGAAGGTGCTGGACTATCTGGAGAAGCACCGGCTCTGGGAGAACGCGGCGCGGCAGGGCGCGCGGCTGAAGGAGACCCTGGAGGGGCTGAAGCGCGAGAATCCCGGCATCATCCTCCATGTGCGGGGCCTGGGCCTGATGGTGGGGCTGGAGTACACCCACGAGTTCATGGGCCCCATGATGTCCGACGCGCTGGCAAAACGCGGGGTCTTCGCCGCCTACTCGGGGAACGCGCCGCAGGTGATGCGGTTCATGGTCCCCATCACGGTGTCGGACGCGGAGCTGGACGAGATTACCGCGGCAATTCGCGGGGCCGTGAAGGACATGAAGACCCTGCTGCCGCTCGCCCTGCTGGCGGCCAAAATTCCCGGGGTGCTGCGGCTGCTGAACAACGAGAAGATTCAGACAACCCTCTTCACCTATGTCAGAAAACTGGAAGCGCTGCTGCCGCGCGGCGGGGGGAACTGA